In Phaseolus vulgaris cultivar G19833 chromosome 3, P. vulgaris v2.0, whole genome shotgun sequence, the sequence GTATTCCTCTTTTGAAGAAATTGAGTATTTTGTTTTTTGGTGATAAAGAAATTATGAATAGCATAATATAAGCACCAAAAGCATTGCATTTTAAAAGAAAGGGGAAGAATGTATATAAGATATAACACATGTTTTTTTTCCTCCTTTGTTACCTTTTTGCCTTTCTACTTTAGAGAATGCCATGATTCATAATCTAATTCATTTCAATTGCCTTCTACTACtaataatatttgaatttgTATGTGAATTTGTTAACTATTTGAACATCACTTGGCATGTATGttaatttgttttcaatttttttgagatcctacatcgactagagattagagtctttcattgtatataggtgggtgcaaacctcaaactcatgagccggttttatggggttgagttagatttaaagtccacttcgtaatatagTAGCAGaaccatttcgagcctatcctaacgagtattggagatcccacatcaactagagattagagtctttcattgtatataagtgggtgcaaacctcaacctcatgagctggttttatggggttaagttaagcttaaagttcactttgtaataattttttttactttcaagAAAGGTGTTGGTGGCATGGGGTGATATGATTGGATATTATTCACACCAAATCCAACCATTTGAAAGAGGGATTCCTTTTATTCTTTCACTTTTAGCCATTTTTTTCATTAAGAAATACCCTTTTCAAAAATTGTTTATTGTTACGTAGATTTATATAAAAAGTTGtcattataattagaaaaatacTCTTTTATGACGTAAAAATATGTCTCAACATTTAAAAATCATCCCAAAAAATATTGTGACCAAATAACGTGAGgtatcaaaaaatatttgtaaaagaaatacTTTGTCATAGATAGTAAGTCTAAAATCATTCtcacaaatatatattttttataaaaaaaaaatagctatTAGTCATAAATTTAAGTGAAATAGAAGATATTATAAgcaaaaggaatatattccttaGAATGGATAACCAACACTTTAAATTAGGATGTTTGGTATATTATTTAATGCAAGTTTATATCTCTTCTAAGAGAGATGCAAAACAATGATTGCTTGGAATGAAAATCATGTGTTTGTCACTCAAAGTGACAATCACGCACTATAAACTTAGTTAAATCATTGTAAGAAAATTTTTAAAGTTGTGTCCCATATATTGAGTATTTGAAATTTTGAGTAAGATATGTTTTTATACTCGCTTGATTATCTAGTTCATTACTTAAAGATATCACACTCATTATATGTGGTTATGTGTGAAAAATATTGCTTAAGTGTGAAAATTGAGTCAAGTTGATCTACAAATGCATAATTCCGAAGGAGAAAATATTCAAGAAAAGACGTTGTAGTTTAGGTATGGAGATATGCAATATACATACTACAAATGATGTATGATTCTTATAATCTTGACGTAATGTACCTCCATAATTATGTATCTTGATATACATGTTTGAAGGTATATTTTATAGGATGTGTTGTAAATATGATATATCATGTTTATGGGTTGGAGCACCCCAAGGGctccattttattaatttattattactgattaaaaacaaaaacttaagcAAGTTGTAGATTCTAGTAACACACACTAGGCCAAACACAATGTCATTAGTGTTTCAGGTGACATCAATTGTCCAGTGACAGATGTTAGGTGGGTCAAGTCACAATCAAATCATGACACTTGGGCTACTATAATCTTAAGTAGAAAGATTTTCACCCTGACTATCAACTATAAATTTTGGTCAAGTGGTAGACGCTTAATCCAAGAATCGGTATTAGAGTAAAGGTCATGAGTTTGATTCTCAATAGGAAAATTGTTTAAGAAAAGATTGTTGTAGGTGACATGAATTATCTTGTGATGGAAGCCAGATGAGCCAAGTTACAAATCATAGATCAACAATTAGATGGGTGAGGCAATTCGTAGTGAAACTTATCTCCACTTACATGTTCATGTTATATCCTAATGGtgatttgttttcattttcaaatacagtaaaaaaaatctaacaaaatTTCACATTTCATATGAACAAAACTTGCTCTTCCTCATTTCATATCATAAGCTTTAATGTGGAATTCCCTGGATCTGGTAATCAATCTGTTACTCAGAAAAAACAACTTGTGAAAATTTCTGCATAACTTTCATTGTTCACTGCCTAGCACTTCCCCTAGAAAGAACAGAAAAATTGAAGCGTTCTTTGGAAGCATCCCAATGAAGACCAACTACATCATTGAACCTTAAGTCCCTTCTCTTCACAAAATCATGGACCCAATTAGCCGTCAAAACATGAGACCGTGAGTTTTTGGTGAGAACCAGATTGTGGCTGGTGTTGGTGTCCACATCCCAAATGCTCACATCAATTCCTTTTTCAATAGCATCAGCAGAAACAGCTTTCATCACAGGTGACAAAAATTTCCTTCCGTTCTTTTCTGGTATAAGGAGCCACTGCTTTAGATCGTGCCTTTGTAGATCCTTCTGTATTTCCCAATGCTCTTGCTTTGGTGCTGATTCTTCTGCCACATTCTTCTGCTGCTCCTCTGTTGCAAACTGTTCTGTCAcattctgctgctgctgctcctCTGTTGCAAATTCTTCTGCCACACTATTCTCCTCCATGAGAATATTCTGCATTGTGATTTCCAAATCTTCTGAACCATTCTGATGTTTAATGATAATGTTCTCCACTTCCATGAAACCTTTCTGCAGCATGTCAATAAGTTCTAGGCCATTCTGGTGTTCCCCCAGAATATTCTGGTCTTCCATCAGAACAATCTTCATTTCCATCAGAATATTCTGCACTGTCATGCCATCCAAATATTCTTGGAAACCCTGCTCTTCCAGGGTTGCAAtttctttttgaaaattttgcaGGTCCGGGATCAGAAATTGTTCTGCCACACAATGTGGTGGAGCAAGCTGCTCATCAATGGTTAAGATATGTTCCTCAACATTCAGCTGCTCCATGGTTAAGACAGGGCATTTATCATTGTGTTGATCCATGTGAAGAGTTTGCTGCTGCTGCTCTGGCTCCAAGGTTGTTGTTAAATATCCTTGATCATTCTGCTGCTGCTCCATGGTTTCGGAATTTCCTTGACCATTATGCTTCTCCATTATTCTGTTCACCCTCTCCATGGCTATCAAATTTTCACGAACATTCCCCTCCTCCATGAGAATATTCTGCAGCTTCACGTATTCCAAATATTGCAGGGCGTTCTGCCTTTCAATGATACTCTCCTGCTGTTCTGTGACAATGTTCTGCAGTTTCATGCTATCCAAATCTTCTTGGTTATTCTGCTCTTGCAAGATATCAACATGTTCTTGCATGGTATCACTGTACACATCTATGGTTTCCAAATTTTCCTCAACATTCAGATGCTCCGTGGTTTCAACTTGTTTTTCAACATTCTGCAGCTCCATGTGGCTGTGCTGCGAGTTTCCTCTTCCCTATAAATTATGCAAAAGCTATTAACGAGATGTGAGATTATTAACATTGAAACAATAATAGcttttttcattttcagcaAGAACGTGTTAAAGAATCCTATTCTTTTAGAAGGAGAATACACATTGCATGCAACAGCCagagaaagaaaaattagaATGATTGATCAAGACATGTAAAATTGGATAGTAGAAAGAGAGtgataagaagaaaaagaaagtaaagATAAATGCAGATACACCCCATTATAGGTAAGTTGGATACTAGAAAGAGAGTGattagaagaaaaagaaaacaaagaaaagtGATGAAACTAGAAAGGTATTAAGAAAATACCATGAAGAAGAAAAGGGTTCATCACTTTCTTCCAGAGATTCATTGGTATGTTGGTACTGGTTAAGAAGAATCAGTGGCCACCTTCTTCCAGAGATTCCTTTTTCTTTCTGTCACTTTGATCAGAATATGACAGAATGAACGTGATGGCATGAGTTGACTTGCATGGTTACTATATATAACCTTTAACTGAATAACTTTTAATCATTGCAGTAATTCCAACTGCTAACTATAACTGTTATAACCGTAGCAGTGGTCATGCATGCATGCTAACTACATAAGAGCATGTGGGTTTTTCAGTTCAATTTTCTACTTCCATCATTACACTGCTTGAGAAATCTGATATAAATCAGGGCTATGTTATAACAACATCTCTGTTTGAAGGATATAGGTTGCTTCATTCTCATCTCCAAGTGCATATTAGTGGCATGCACTCTCTTTGTAACCACTTTCATTTCATTTACTACTAATACTAATGTGAAATGTTGTTgaaattttatcaaatttaagataatagACTTAATTTGTACCTATTAATGaattatgaaaaatgttttctaaaatggGTAAAACACCTCTTTCAATTAGAAAAGTGAGAATCACACGAGAATGAAGTTTGTAATGTACTTAGTTATGGATCATAGTGGGATGAATGTTCGTCGCTTTAGTGAAGTATATGAAAATGGAGTTTATGAGTTCTTGTCATTTACTCGACGAAAGTGTTGGTGGTGATAAGGTGACCTTAGGTGGTGATTTTttcacttgaaaaaaaaatcatctcaacaaaaagttttgaagatataaagatattacaaaataaaaaattaacatattcAAGTATCGAGGAtagatttagaaaaaatatataaaagaattgaAGATGAAGAACTAAACAAGAACAAGTCAAGCAATTCAAGTTATTCAAGTGATATTGCTAAAATTACAAAAGTTACAATGAGTGTCTAGTGAGAGTCTAATATAAGAGCATCTAGTCTTTTGCGTATGTTAAACCATTGTTATTATTCACATTGTGAAGTTATACCCTTGTCTGTTTTCTTTATACTCTCTTTGAgagtttttcttgttttttttaaagtttttaatcTCAAGGAAAAGTTAAGAACGTCTAGTCTAGTGAACTATAAATACTCGTTCTAACCTAGAGAACATAAAATACTCAATATAACTTGAAGATGTGAGAATACTTGTGTAATTGATTAGTGAAAATTCTTAAAAAGACTAGATATAGTTCGagattaacttttaattttaacacaaatttaggaaataaaacaattttttaatcacATTCAAAGTATTCACCCTAAAGAAGAAGCAAGTACCTCTTTTTTATatgtttctctctttttctttatattaattCCTTAAGACACTACAATACTGAGGTATCGACTTAGTTCGGAtataaaagtttttcaaaataatcttttatataaaatgtCATAGGAATGCCAAACAAATTTCAATATGTTATAATGCTTCGATATATatgaatgttttttttctagttGGCATTTGTTGAAAACTTGACATCAAGCAAATTATAGTATGTAAGTTGTAAAATAACCTTACTTAAATCAATTTTGTGAAATTAGACTAAacgtaaatatatatatatatatatgtagaaTCTTTATCTCCATTTGAGCTCACTTTCAAGGAATAAATATATACGGAATTTAAACAGTAAACTAAATAAACACAtaattcaaatttgtttttatttatttatttctctatcCAAAATAACCACGTATCACATTCTATATATCCCAATCAAATTGGAACTTGGGCAGAACTTCCATTTTTATGTATTTGGCAATATATTTGTAGACAACTTCCGTTGGATGAACACTGTCCCAGAATACATACTTTGAAGGATCATCACATGTTGAACTCAATTCATTGCACAATGGACTCACTTCAAACAACCCACTTCCACAACACCCTTTATTCGTCTCCTTCAAACCTGAATTGTTAAATGTCAAAACACTGAATTATAAATATGTGTGATGACATATGATTCTTGTTATCTCAGATGTCAGTttagttgagatgtcaagttacatAACGATGTATAACAtgaaagtttatatataaaaaaaaatattacttcaCAATTTTTCTTTACTAAAAGGTATAACATAGTCCGTAATACTTACCATATTTTTGTGGGTGATTGATAAGGTTGATCAATGTGTCATATATATCTGCATAAACAACTTTGCTTTGTGGAAGCATTGCTTCTATTTTAAGCAATAGCCGTGCCAATTTTCGATTGTATTGCTTTGCATCTGAATTCTCATCCTCTACACATTTCCTATCTTTCAAACTCAATGACTTTGTTATTTGAATAGGTATGCAGCCAATGCAAGGAAGCCCAGAAACAGCAAATTTTCTGCATCCAAGATCGTATAGTTCCTACAATTTTTTCACAAAGTACAGCATGTGTTATTTTAGactgaaagttttttttttatcaccaaGAAAAAATGTAAAGCACTTCAAAGGtagtccaacccttatacaggaCATAACACAACAAAACACACCGAACTCATTCCATAtttccaaaaccttacaaaacTATGAAAAAAACGAAtaataaaactagaaaaaaaaaaccttacaAAAACTCACTTAATCGAAAACATACAAGTCAGGCCAGAGAGTCAATGCACCACTCAGAATAAAAAAAACGAGCAGAAATAAATTTAGATGTTATTCAAAACCAAACCTTTAATTAAAGCAAGGTAAACATTTTCGAATGATCAAATCGTAAATGATATGGTTAAAAAATTTAGACTACCTTAATGAATATTTGAAGCCTATTCAGCACGAAATCTTGGTATTCATCAATGTTGAACTCCAATTTTCTAGTGGAAATGTCATAAAAGTTGAGGAGAAAGTCATTGGTTCCTGCACTGATAATAACAAGAGAATCTCTGAGTATCTGTTTAGCTTCATGTTCTCCTGCAATGCCCTTGAGTCTTGCTGCATAAACTTTGAAGTATTCAATCTGTTGGGACATTGCTATGGCAGCTGTTAAAGCAGTGGTGAAATCATCAAAACCTGATCCCCCAGATGCAAAGCTAACTCCTGTTAGAAGATCTTCATCTGATAGGTTTGGTTGAAGGAAAGGAGGAACAGTGTCTTTGAGGTTCAGCATTGAGGCAATGAAGTCAGGAACCAGTTTTCCATTAGAAAACCTACCAGTAGGAACATGGCCAGGGAAATCCTTACCATAAGGAAAATGGTTTCCCTTGGCCAAAGTTTCAATGTAGTTGTTGTTGCCTGTGTCTACTGTTGAATCCCCAAAGACTAGAATGGATGAGAATTTGGGTCTTGTCAAGCCATTGCCAAGGCTTGCAGCAGCAAAAATGGTGCAAAGGTGGATCAAAGTGATAGAGTAGGAAGCATAATAAGCCATTACTGtaactttttttgtggtagatAAGAGTTTCATATATAGTGAATGTAAGAAGAAAGTTGTTAATTATTTGGACTTTAAATTTGTGTGTTGCAAGTGATCTGAATCCAAGAAATCCAAACGTGAGAATGATGCCAAGACAGCTATTTTAGGTAAGTGAAAACAACATCAATGAATTGAGCTAAGTTTTTGAATATAAGCTTTTAAATAGAAACACTCtccacaaatttaaattaacttGTATACACTAtgtagaaaaagaaagaagaaaatcattaaataaaaattaatttaaaaaaaaataattagttattatattaactaaattatatattattttagaaactaaaaaaattattaataaaatttataattttgtttctaaattcatatctaattagatattgAGATTTTAGCAACTAACTCTAGAATCTTAAGTaataattagtagctaaaatcaTAATAGTTAATTACATACCAATTTTaccataaaataaaacactacaagaaaatcatgaaataaaaattagacgcaaaaaataattagttgttatagtgactaaattataaatcattttagaaactaaaaaaaatggtttctaaattagtttcaattattgttaaatagtttctaaattgatatctaattagttaaccaggttttaactaccaattatttagattctaaatttggtaacaaaaatcttggtagctaattagataccaatttagaaaccatttaaaaataataaaaactaatttagatataacaaaaaaaaatttagtctctaaaatggtctataatttagtcactacaactaattattttttgtttctaaaattagtttctatttcatgattttcttgtagtaaaatTGTATGTTTTTTAAAGTACCAAACAATTTACATTGGTATTATAAAATTTTTGAATGGATGAAAAATTAGGACATTGTTTGTATggcatttttttcatttaaaaaagaCTCAATAAAAAATCtacttttttcttaaaatttctCCTTGAACCAATTAAACCTTCCGAAGAAGCAAAAGTAGATGTAGAGTTTATATACTTAGCTGCTAATCTCGATCATGGGAGTTTCATTTGTCCAATCTTATTAattacattacaagaaaattattaaataaatactaattttaaaaataaaaataattagtcattatattaattaaatagatattattaagtaatttttagtattaataaataatttttaaattaatatataattagttatccAAATTTTAActcaactttaaaatctaattataccaattttagaatataattagttgatagctaaaattttaatacaaaCAATATCTTAATTTTTCATCCATTCAAAAGTGAAACAATAGAGGCATCATTCAAATTTTGCTTTTCCCTTTTTTGTGCTACACAAGTCAAATATTGCCCTTCGATTGCCACTTTTTCAGTTGAAAGTTAAGTGCCAATCACGGATCACTTATAAAACTCTAACCAACCTTTTGAAAAGTTGTCTTCTACTTTTGATTTTTGGTTGTTTTGAAAATAAGAAAGCATTTGGTTgaagttaatttttttctaatcaattcctactattattaaattttgtttgctgGGAAACAAGTATTACTGAGACCATTTTATATAACTTGATATCTCAGCTATGCTGACaactcaagtaacaacaatcatctgtcagaAAAAAATCATGGGAAACAAGTATTACTGAAACCATTTTATGTAACTTATATCTCAACTATGCTGACAATTCAAGTAATAATCATTTGTCAGAAAAAAGTCCTATCAAAACTTCAGGTTACTGGATTTAGAGTCCAATATCCTCATCACTAGACCATAGGACCTTTACTCCAATTGTAATAACTTTACACGTGAAATTAAGGTAGATCATTGATGATTGAACATTTTATACTTCCTACAAGTTTGATATCTGTGTAAGTTTTTGGGataagaattacaagttttgttCTGTTCTTTCTATAAGCATTGAACCATTCCGAAATGCTccgttttatttaatttattcttcgttgataaaaaaaattcctgCAAAAACCAAGAGAATGCAACAATAATTTACACTTGAAATCCATAGAACCTTCCTCTGTAGCACGGTTTAACAATAGCAATCAAATGTCTGCAAAACAACCGTACTTTTATGCTGTTCTATGTCAAGGCTGTCAAGCATTCCATGGCAGCCTATGCGAATACATTCAATTGCTTCCTCAGATGGCTTATTTGAAAGGACTGATTATGCCTATAACCCATTGTTGCATATAATAAGCAAAAAGCAATTGTCTTGAAAAGAATTACATCAACTGCAGAAGCCACCACTAGTTTCTTCTTGCTTTTGTACATTAAGGCCTCTTAGCAGCAACTCACCTGTGAGGAGCAGATGTATGTGGCATGGCATACGTCACCGGGATCACATTTACTGGTGCACCAGGCACAACTGC encodes:
- the LOC137805732 gene encoding GDSL esterase/lipase At2g30220-like encodes the protein MKLLSTTKKVTVMAYYASYSITLIHLCTIFAAASLGNGLTRPKFSSILVFGDSTVDTGNNNYIETLAKGNHFPYGKDFPGHVPTGRFSNGKLVPDFIASMLNLKDTVPPFLQPNLSDEDLLTGVSFASGGSGFDDFTTALTAAIAMSQQIEYFKVYAARLKGIAGEHEAKQILRDSLVIISAGTNDFLLNFYDISTRKLEFNIDEYQDFVLNRLQIFIKELYDLGCRKFAVSGLPCIGCIPIQITKSLSLKDRKCVEDENSDAKQYNRKLARLLLKIEAMLPQSKVVYADIYDTLINLINHPQKYGLKETNKGCCGSGLFEVSPLCNELSSTCDDPSKYVFWDSVHPTEVVYKYIAKYIKMEVLPKFQFDWDI
- the LOC137805731 gene encoding uncharacterized protein; the encoded protein is MELQNVEKQVETTEHLNVEENLETIDVYSDTMQEHVDILQEQNNQEDLDSMKLQNIVTEQQESIIERQNALQYLEYVKLQNILMEEGNVRENLIAMERVNRIMEKHNGQGNSETMEQQQNDQGYLTTTLEPEQQQQTLHMDQHNDKCPVLTMEQLNVEEHILTIDEQLAPPHCVAEQFLIPDLQNFQKEIATLEEQGFQEYLDGMTVQNILMEMKIVLMEDQNILGEHQNGLELIDMLQKGFMEVENIIIKHQNGSEDLEITMQNILMEENSVAEEFATEEQQQQNVTEQFATEEQQKNVAEESAPKQEHWEIQKDLQRHDLKQWLLIPEKNGRKFLSPVMKAVSADAIEKGIDVSIWDVDTNTSHNLVLTKNSRSHVLTANWVHDFVKRRDLRFNDVVGLHWDASKERFNFSVLSRGSARQ